The following proteins are encoded in a genomic region of Leptospira wolbachii serovar Codice str. CDC:
- the nirB gene encoding nitrite reductase large subunit NirB, producing the protein MIKRKLIVIGNGMVGHRFCEKLVEFGGTDKFEITVLGEEPRRAYDRVHLSEYFADKSADGLYLCPPDWYRSNGIKLLLSEPAISIDTIKRKLVTNLGTELEFDELIFATGSSPFVPPLEGLDKEGVFVYRTIEDLEQTMEYSKKVKKAAVLGGGLLGLEAAKALVDLGKETHVVEFAPRLMPRQLDDGGAAILKSKIEEIGVEIHLNKQTEKVLGNEKIEGFEFKDGGSLQFDMLIVSAGIRPRDELAKEAGIAVGERGGIIVDDGMGTNVYGIYAIGEVALHRNFIYGLVAPGYEMAETLAFNLCSPGSKPKVYIGSDLSTKLKLIGVEVASFGDALGQSEHIPIVFKNPRSGVYKKLVISPDGKYLLGGILVGDAKAYGNLLSFYLNKMELPEEPETLIVGSVSAENLFGADALPDEAKICSCNNVSKGNILAAIREKECYDITSLKNCSKAGSGCGGCLPQVNSILKAELKVQGKVVTEHLCEHFKFSRKELFQVIKVKSLKSFPDVIKEVGRGNGCEVCKPAVASILASVWNEPILKHREIQDTNDKYLANIQRGGTYSVVPRIPGGEITPEKLIAIGDVAKKYNLYCKITGGQRIDLLGARIDQLPAIWKDLIEFGFESGHAYGKSMRTVKSCVGSTWCRFGVQDSTSFAIKLEERYKGIRAPHKLKCGVSGCIRECAEARGKDFGIIATERGWNLYIGGNGGVNPKHAILFAEDLDEDTCIKYIDRYMMFYIRTADKLMRTSTWLEQLEGGIDYLKDVVINDRLGINSQLDEEMNALVNTYLCEWKDVVEDTEKQKKFRHFVNSNETDPNIKFIEERGQIRPVDWVEKDLVNS; encoded by the coding sequence ATGATCAAGCGAAAGTTAATCGTTATTGGAAACGGGATGGTGGGTCATAGATTCTGCGAAAAATTAGTGGAGTTTGGTGGCACAGACAAATTTGAGATCACAGTGCTTGGGGAAGAACCAAGACGAGCCTACGACCGTGTCCATCTTTCTGAATACTTCGCCGACAAATCTGCGGATGGTTTATACCTTTGTCCTCCCGATTGGTACAGATCGAATGGAATTAAATTATTATTATCTGAACCTGCCATCTCCATAGACACCATCAAACGAAAGTTAGTTACCAATTTAGGAACTGAACTCGAATTTGATGAACTCATTTTTGCTACTGGATCCTCTCCTTTTGTACCTCCACTGGAAGGTTTAGATAAAGAAGGAGTTTTTGTTTATAGAACCATTGAAGACCTAGAACAAACAATGGAATACAGCAAAAAAGTAAAGAAGGCTGCTGTGCTTGGTGGGGGACTTCTCGGACTCGAAGCTGCCAAAGCTCTTGTTGATTTAGGAAAAGAAACGCATGTTGTGGAGTTTGCTCCAAGGCTTATGCCAAGGCAATTGGATGATGGTGGTGCTGCCATTTTAAAATCCAAAATCGAAGAGATTGGCGTTGAAATCCATCTAAACAAACAAACGGAAAAAGTCCTTGGCAATGAAAAAATCGAAGGATTCGAATTCAAAGATGGCGGTAGCCTTCAGTTCGATATGCTCATTGTCTCTGCAGGGATTCGTCCACGAGATGAACTCGCCAAAGAAGCGGGCATTGCTGTGGGGGAACGCGGTGGTATCATCGTCGATGATGGAATGGGAACCAATGTGTATGGAATTTATGCCATTGGCGAAGTAGCATTACATAGAAATTTTATTTATGGGCTAGTGGCGCCAGGTTATGAGATGGCAGAAACTCTTGCCTTCAATTTATGTAGCCCTGGCAGCAAACCAAAGGTGTATATTGGCTCAGATTTATCCACAAAACTGAAGTTAATTGGAGTGGAGGTGGCTTCTTTTGGAGATGCCCTTGGTCAATCAGAACACATTCCCATTGTTTTTAAAAATCCAAGAAGTGGTGTTTATAAAAAATTAGTCATCTCTCCTGACGGTAAATACCTACTCGGTGGAATCCTTGTGGGAGATGCAAAAGCTTATGGAAATCTACTTTCCTTTTATTTAAACAAAATGGAACTTCCAGAAGAGCCGGAAACCTTGATTGTTGGTTCTGTTTCCGCAGAAAATCTTTTTGGGGCCGATGCTTTGCCAGATGAAGCAAAAATCTGTTCTTGTAATAATGTTTCCAAAGGAAATATCCTCGCTGCCATTCGTGAAAAAGAATGTTACGACATTACTAGCTTAAAGAATTGTTCCAAGGCGGGTAGTGGTTGTGGTGGATGTTTGCCACAAGTCAACTCTATTCTCAAAGCAGAATTAAAAGTCCAAGGAAAGGTAGTCACAGAACATCTCTGTGAACATTTCAAATTTTCTAGAAAAGAACTTTTCCAAGTCATTAAAGTAAAATCATTAAAAAGTTTTCCCGATGTGATCAAAGAAGTCGGTCGCGGAAACGGATGCGAAGTTTGTAAACCAGCCGTTGCATCCATCCTTGCCAGCGTATGGAACGAACCCATTCTCAAACATAGAGAAATCCAAGATACCAATGATAAGTATCTCGCCAATATCCAAAGAGGAGGAACCTACTCTGTCGTTCCGAGAATCCCTGGAGGGGAAATCACTCCTGAGAAACTCATTGCGATTGGAGATGTTGCCAAAAAATACAATCTCTATTGTAAAATCACTGGTGGACAACGCATCGACTTGTTAGGTGCACGTATTGACCAACTCCCTGCGATCTGGAAGGATTTGATCGAGTTTGGATTTGAAAGTGGGCATGCCTATGGAAAGTCCATGCGAACTGTCAAAAGTTGTGTGGGTTCTACTTGGTGCCGGTTTGGAGTGCAAGACAGTACATCTTTTGCGATCAAATTAGAAGAACGATACAAAGGAATTCGTGCCCCACATAAATTAAAGTGCGGAGTGTCCGGTTGTATTCGTGAATGTGCAGAAGCCCGTGGAAAAGATTTTGGAATCATTGCCACAGAAAGAGGTTGGAACCTTTATATCGGTGGAAACGGAGGAGTGAATCCGAAACATGCGATTCTTTTTGCAGAAGACTTAGATGAAGACACATGCATCAAGTATATCGACCGTTATATGATGTTTTACATCAGAACGGCAGACAAACTCATGAGAACCTCTACTTGGTTAGAACAACTAGAAGGGGGAATTGATTACTTAAAAGATGTAGTGATCAATGACCGTTTGGGAATCAACTCACAACTAGATGAAGAGATGAATGCTCTTGTAAACACATATCTCTGTGAGTGGAAAGATGTTGTAGAAGATACTGAAAAACAAAAGAAGTTTAGACATTTTGTGAACAGTAACGAAACAGATCCTAATATCAAATTCATCGAAGAACGTGGCCAGATCCGCCCAGTGGATTGGGTAGAAAAAGATTTAGTCAATTCATAA
- the nirD gene encoding nitrite reductase small subunit NirD — MSVDTKNKERVFIGPVSEFEKEGGVSAKVGEKQIAIFYFESRNEWYACDNACPHTGDMVLSRGYLGDTNGDPKVVCPLHKRNYSLTSGECLSGENYKVNLYPVIVENGSVYLEVDPSITGNKG; from the coding sequence ATGTCAGTAGATACAAAAAACAAAGAACGAGTATTCATAGGTCCAGTTTCTGAATTTGAAAAAGAAGGCGGAGTCTCGGCAAAAGTGGGCGAAAAACAAATTGCGATCTTCTACTTTGAATCAAGAAACGAATGGTATGCTTGCGACAATGCCTGCCCCCACACTGGAGATATGGTTTTATCTAGAGGATATCTCGGAGATACCAATGGCGATCCAAAAGTAGTATGCCCTCTTCATAAAAGAAATTATTCACTCACCAGTGGTGAATGTCTTAGTGGAGAAAATTACAAAGTCAACTTATATCCAGTCATTGTGGAAAATGGATCTGTCTATTTGGAAGTAGATCCTTCGATTACAGGTAACAAAGGTTAA
- the cobA gene encoding uroporphyrinogen-III C-methyltransferase: MDARSHQTNKGKVYLVGAGPGDPELLTVKALKTLRKADVVFYDDLVSPRILGVCRKKIQLVYVGKRLGIHSCLQDEINSKLIQAANEFKTVVRLKGGDPSIFGRVGEEFAALLSEGIQCEIVAGITTASGVASSLGFPLTHRDYAREILFLSGHKKDGANSEGFKNLNCVGKTIVVYMGLNSIGLIVSELLDAGNAKDTPIAVIQNATLDTERVFTGNLNSIQSIIEENEVKSPAILVIGEIVRFYREMENLKNDYSSILTPL; encoded by the coding sequence ATGGATGCGCGAAGCCACCAGACAAACAAAGGTAAAGTGTATTTGGTCGGTGCAGGCCCGGGAGATCCGGAACTACTCACTGTCAAAGCACTCAAAACACTACGGAAAGCAGATGTTGTTTTCTATGATGATTTGGTTTCCCCTCGGATTCTTGGAGTTTGTCGAAAAAAAATCCAATTGGTTTATGTTGGGAAAAGACTGGGAATCCATAGTTGTTTGCAAGACGAAATCAATTCTAAACTCATCCAAGCTGCAAACGAATTCAAAACCGTTGTTAGGTTAAAAGGAGGAGATCCCTCTATTTTCGGACGTGTGGGGGAAGAGTTTGCGGCCCTCTTATCGGAAGGAATCCAATGTGAGATTGTTGCGGGGATCACTACGGCTTCGGGAGTAGCCTCTTCCTTAGGATTTCCATTAACCCATAGAGACTATGCCAGAGAGATCCTTTTCCTATCGGGACACAAGAAGGATGGAGCCAATTCCGAAGGTTTTAAAAATCTCAACTGTGTTGGGAAAACCATAGTGGTTTATATGGGCTTAAATTCGATTGGTCTCATTGTCTCTGAACTCCTAGATGCGGGCAATGCAAAAGATACTCCCATCGCAGTCATTCAAAACGCAACTCTCGATACAGAACGAGTCTTTACTGGAAATTTAAATTCGATCCAATCCATCATTGAAGAAAACGAGGTCAAATCTCCTGCCATTCTTGTGATCGGAGAGATTGTTCGTTTCTATCGTGAGATGGAAAATTTGAAAAATGACTATTCTTCCATTCTCACGCCCTTATAA
- the moaCB gene encoding bifunctional molybdenum cofactor biosynthesis protein MoaC/MoaB: MNDITGKRTTLRYAEAEGYVYCKAETIERVKANTLPKGDLFGVAKAAALLGSKKTSELIPHCHPVPIDSFSVQFEIIEEKNAIRIQTKAKSIGKTGIEMEALTGVTVAALVIYDLLKPIDKEIEISSVKLLEKKGGKTDAQISKFAAGSNAKILVCSDSCFAGKKEDGSGKVISELLIQEGVDVLEIKIVPDEPKEIQETITNWAKEKIDLIVTTGGTGLGPRDNTTDSIKVILEQELPGVAEVMRSFGQDRTPFAMLSRSIAGRIGKSLVVSVPGSSNGARESMTAILPAIFHAKKMMRGEGH; encoded by the coding sequence ATGAATGATATTACAGGCAAAAGAACCACCCTTCGGTATGCAGAAGCAGAAGGGTATGTGTATTGTAAAGCGGAGACAATTGAAAGAGTTAAAGCCAACACATTACCCAAAGGGGATCTCTTTGGTGTAGCTAAGGCTGCAGCCTTACTCGGATCCAAAAAAACTTCAGAACTCATCCCCCATTGCCATCCCGTTCCCATCGATTCCTTTTCGGTTCAATTTGAAATCATAGAAGAAAAAAATGCCATCCGCATCCAAACGAAAGCCAAGTCCATAGGCAAAACAGGAATCGAAATGGAAGCCCTAACTGGCGTTACAGTTGCCGCTCTTGTGATTTATGACCTCTTAAAACCCATTGATAAAGAAATAGAAATCTCTTCTGTCAAACTCCTAGAAAAGAAGGGAGGAAAAACAGATGCACAAATTTCCAAATTTGCCGCCGGTTCCAATGCAAAAATTCTAGTTTGTTCCGATTCTTGTTTTGCTGGTAAAAAAGAAGATGGATCGGGAAAGGTTATCTCCGAACTTCTCATCCAAGAAGGGGTGGATGTTTTAGAAATTAAAATTGTCCCCGATGAACCAAAAGAAATCCAAGAAACCATCACCAATTGGGCCAAAGAAAAAATTGATCTGATTGTGACTACCGGTGGCACGGGCCTTGGACCTAGGGACAATACAACCGATTCGATAAAAGTAATCTTAGAACAAGAGTTACCTGGTGTTGCGGAGGTGATGCGTTCCTTCGGACAAGACAGGACTCCTTTTGCGATGTTGTCACGTTCTATTGCTGGTAGAATTGGAAAATCTCTCGTTGTTTCTGTTCCTGGAAGTAGCAATGGAGCAAGAGAAAGTATGACTGCCATTCTACCTGCGATCTTTCATGCCAAAAAAATGATGCGAGGAGAGGGACATTGA